The following are encoded in a window of Candidatus Moraniibacteriota bacterium genomic DNA:
- a CDS encoding D-alanyl-D-alanine carboxypeptidase family protein, translating to MKEVVIKKRRNDGLSPGNILTYEQLKKIQEGENDENLVSLDESIICSYNRFDMLPITGEKIYVRKTVADKLLYIQKILQEKNKNYFLKVLYGYRHPSIQEKYFNEMKGVLRLQHRGISEEMLNSIVHNYIAVPDVAGHPTGGAVDLTITTREGNIDMGSDSEDYTDQEKMQTFSKKISKEAQKNRILLHDLMRSIEFAPFYGEWWHFSYGDREWACFYDKEKSLYNFKDFTISKK from the coding sequence ATGAAAGAAGTTGTAATTAAAAAAAGGAGGAATGATGGATTAAGTCCGGGTAATATTCTTACCTATGAGCAATTAAAAAAAATTCAAGAAGGTGAAAATGATGAAAATTTGGTTTCCCTTGATGAAAGTATTATCTGCTCATACAATCGTTTTGATATGCTCCCTATTACGGGAGAAAAGATTTATGTTCGTAAAACAGTTGCGGACAAGCTTTTGTATATTCAAAAAATTCTTCAAGAAAAAAATAAAAATTATTTTCTTAAGGTGTTATACGGGTACCGACATCCATCTATTCAAGAGAAATATTTTAATGAAATGAAAGGAGTTCTTAGGTTACAACATAGGGGAATCTCAGAAGAAATGCTAAATTCTATTGTTCATAACTATATAGCTGTTCCTGATGTGGCTGGACATCCAACTGGAGGAGCAGTGGACCTTACAATAACAACTCGAGAGGGAAATATTGATATGGGAAGTGATTCTGAAGATTATACGGATCAAGAAAAAATGCAGACTTTCTCAAAAAAAATTTCAAAAGAAGCGCAAAAAAATAGAATTCTTTTGCATGATCTTATGCGATCAATTGAGTTTGCACCATTTTATGGCGAATGGTGGCATTTTAGTTATGGAGATAGAGAATGGGCATGTTTTTATGATAAGGAAAAATCATTATATAATTTTAAAGATTTTACTATATCCAAAAAATAA